A stretch of Mya arenaria isolate MELC-2E11 chromosome 14, ASM2691426v1 DNA encodes these proteins:
- the LOC128218513 gene encoding actin-related protein 2/3 complex subunit 4, giving the protein MAATLKPYLTAIRHTLEAAMCLENFNSQNVERHNKPEVEVKSSKELLLTPVVISRNEKEKVLIEGSINSLRISIGVKQSDEIEKILCHKFMRFMMMRAENFVVLRRKPVEGYDISFLITNFHTEQMFKHKLLDFIIHFMEEIDKEINEMKLAVNSRARLSAEEFLKRF; this is encoded by the exons gCTGCCACACTTAAGCCATACCTGACGGCTATACGCCACACATTAGAGGCTGCTATGTGCCTTGAGAACTTTAATTCACAAAATGTTGAGCGACATAACAAGCCAGAAGTTGAAGTAAA AAGCAGCAAGGAGTTGCTACTGACACCAGTGGTAATAAGCAGGAATGAAAAGGAGAAAGTTTTAATAGAAGGATCCATCAACTCGTTGCGCATCAGCATCGGAGTGAAACAG AGtgatgaaatagaaaaaatactgTGTCACAAGTTCATGAGGTTTATGATGATGAGAGCAGAAAACTTTGTGGTTCTACGAAGAAAGCCAGTAGAG GGCTACGACATTAGTTTCCTTATCACCAATTTCCACACAGaacaaatgttcaaacataaactgCTAGACTTCATCATTCATTTTATGGAAGAAATTGACAAGGAAATCAATGAAATGAAACTAGCAGTTAACTCCAGGGCCCGGCTCAGTGCAGAAGAATTCTTGAAAAGATTTTAG